The Podospora pseudocomata strain CBS 415.72m chromosome 3, whole genome shotgun sequence genome window below encodes:
- a CDS encoding hypothetical protein (COG:I; EggNog:ENOG503NVYV): protein MAPKSKAPVYVLGVGMTKFIKPRGKVDYTELGYEAGIKALLDAGITYDDVDNGVACFCYGDSTSGQRVFYQFGMTQIPIVNVNNNCSTGSTGLYMGRTLIASGASDCALVVGWEKMMPGSLGSHWNDRENPIGTTYVMMAQTRGLSKAPGAPQIFGNAGREYMEKYGARKEDFAEIARINHAHSVNNPYSQFQDVYTLEQIMQSPAVHEPLTKLQCCPTSDGGAAAVLVSQSFLDAHPHLKDRAILIAGQALTTDAPSLFSKSSIDLVGREMTQRAAEIALGEAGITARDCQVCELHDCFSANEMCLIDALGLSEPGKAHEFVRSGAITYGPNTKVVVNPSGGLISKGHPLGATGIAQCAELVWHLRGWANNRAVKGTKYALQHNLGLGGAAVVTVYKRPDGQEASVLGSEEVGRVSWVGYNPAVEARGFTEEQADKVRSKRRSEFALTKTLQLMKQAQAKV from the exons ATGGCACCCAAATCCAAAGCCCCCGTCTACGTCCTCGGCGTAGGCATGACCAAGTTCATCAAGCCCCGCGGCAAGGTAGACTACACCGAGCTCGGCTATGAAGCCGGCATCAAAGCCCTCCTCGACGCCGGCATCACCTACGACGACGTCGACAATGGCGTCGCTTGCTTCTGCTACGGCGATTCGACCTCTGGCCAGCGTGTCTTTTACCAGTTTGGCATGACGCAGATTCCCATcgtcaacgtcaacaacaactgcTCTACTGGGTCTACTGGTCTCTACATGGGCCGGACCCTCATTGCGTCTGGAGCGTCTGATTGCgcattggtggtgggctgggagaagatgatgccCGGAAGCTTGGGCTCTCACTGGAACGACAGGGAGAACCCCATCGGCACGACGTATGTGATGATGGCGCAGACCAGGGGGTTGAGCAAGGCCCCGGGGGCGCCGCAGATCTTCGGGAATGCAGGGAGGGAGTACATGGAGAA GTATGGCGCCAGAAAAGAGGACTTTGCCGAGATCGCCCGCATCAACCACGCCCACTCCGTCAACAACCCCTACTCTCAGTTCCAGGACGTCTATACCCTCGAGCAGATCATGCAGTCCCCCGCCGTCCACGAGCCCCTCACCAAGCTCCAGTGCTGCCCTACCTCTGACGGTGGTGCCGCCGCTGTCCTGGTCTCCCAATCCTTCCTCGACGcccacccccacctcaaAGACCGCGCCATTCTCATCGCCGGTCAGGCTCTCACCACCGACGCGCCATCGCTCTTCTCCAAGTCCTCCATTGATCTTGTGGGCCGGGAGATGACCCAGCGCGCGGCTGAGATCGCCCTGGGGGAAGCAGGCATCACGGCTAGAGACTGCCAAGTCTGCGAACTCCACGACTGCTTTTCCGCCAACGAGATGTGTCTTATTGACGCCCTTGGGTTGTCCGAACCGGGCAAGGCGCACGAGTTTGTCAGGAGCGGGGCGATCACTTACGGGCCCAACACCAAGGTTGTGGTGAATCCTTCTGGGGGGTTGATCTCGAAGGGGCACCCGCTCGGGGCGACGGGTATCGCGCAGTGTGCCGAGCTGGTCTGGCATCTGAGGGGGTGGGCTAACAACCGGGCGGTGAAGGGGACGAAGTATGCGCTGCAGCATaatttggggttggggggcgcggcggtggtgacTGTTTACAAGAGGCCTGATGGGCAGGAGGCGAGCGTGTTGGGgagtgaggaggtggggagggtgagttgggttgggtataacccggcggtggaggcgagggggttTACGGAGGAGCAGGCTGACAAGGTGAGGAGTAAGAGGAGGAGTGAGTTTGCGTTGACGAAGACGCTGCAGTTAATGAAGCAGGCTCAGGCGAAGGTTTAG
- a CDS encoding hypothetical protein (EggNog:ENOG503NWS5; COG:S), which translates to MKVSRRIDGSICGAILFLHRPSSSTSSTWQWQTNILPACYNHGGGSGRGFLNHHHRSTAPLHYALTLPTLRRFSTIRFWSSFRPSLAYLAKSNTARATPPAPANDETSPLCSEPDPGSETVHPPPGHSKEELLALVDPYDGEPIAPLSDYVELHADPYMRGYAQADTPKISLAKTKEQVEYPAPDEVIRPRNQQDEQILFELRFAVRYYLIKPEMGDLDTVYSLYQRLPEPKILHLDANFRHQLLKALGQPPKLNARSMMRYFTVIGDVKNSGIALTRSEWNRVIHFGSKYVGRITEVENEQALKMWREMEIDAGIKGNDVTFNILFTVACKAGNFVLAEMIYKEMEQRGHVYNRYHYVSLIYYFSLKYETGGMRAAYREMVERGEIVDTVVLNAMMSGLLRAGEETAADRIYERMKAANSDLGEVPVKGGVMTERAITQALMMMGKLGRRFPEQRERFQSMALTTPDLQTYRILVNYYGKQGDLGRVARYVDEMKYFQIPLHGAIFLGLFKGFARHGRLHRSAWSERHLEEIFKALLRAVGERGGEEVTGVHLQTWLVVWVLRAFDACSGKKRVMEVYDELRGRWGEEVDEGFVGEVLGGMVRREFDLHAQRRGARYGI; encoded by the coding sequence ATGAAAGTCTCCAGACGAATTGACGGGTCGATATGCGGCGCGATCCTCTTTTTGCACCgcccgtcgtcgtcaacgTCGTCGACCTGGCAATGGCAGACCAATATCTTACCTGCGTGTTATAACCATGGCGgagggtcggggaggggttttctgaatcatcaccaccgctcgACAGCCCCGCTTCACTATGCCTTGACCCTCCCGACCCTCCGCCGATTCTCGACCATCCGATTCTGGAGCTCCTTCCGGCCGTCGTTGGCTTATTTAGCAAAGAGCAACACCGCGAGAGCTacacctccagcaccggCCAACGACGAAACGTCACCTTTGTGCTCCGAGCCAGACCCAGGGTCAGAAACAGTCCACCCTCCACCAGGCCACTCCAAAGaagagctcctcgccctcgtcgACCCCTACGATGGGGAACCCATCGCGCCTCTGAGCGATTATGTCGAGTTGCACGCCGACCCCTACATGCGCGGTTATGCCCAAGCCGACACACCCAAGATTTCCCTCGCGAAAACCAAAGAACAAGTCGAGTACCCTGCTCCTGACGAGGTTATCCGCCCCCGGAATCAACAAGATGAACAAATCCTCTTCGAGCTGCGCTTCGCCGTCAGATACTACCTGATCAAGCCCGAAATGGGCGACCTAGACACCGTTTACTCCCTGTACCAGCGCCTCCCCGAACCGAAAATCCTGCATCTCGACGCCAACTTTCGACATCAATTATTGAAAGCCCTCGGTCAGCCTCCCAAGCTGAATGCCAGATCCATGATGCGCTACTTTACTGTGATTGGCGATGTCAAAAACAGCGGGATTGCCCTGACGAGAAGTGAGTGGAACAGGGTCATTCACTTTGGCAGCAAATATGTCGGCAGAATCACAGAGGTGGAAAACGAGCAGGCGTTGAAGATGTggagagagatggagatTGACGCCGGAATCAAGGGGAACGATGTCACGTTCAACATTCTGTTCACTGTCGCCTGCAAAGCGGGCAATTTTGTGCTGGCCGAGATGATTTACAAGGAGATGGAGCAGAGGGGGCATGTGTACAATCGGTATCACTACGTCAGCCTGATTTACTACTTTAGTCTCAAGTACGAGACTGGGGGGATGAGGGCGGCGTAccgggagatggtggagcgGGGGGAGATTGTCGACACGGTGGTGCTGAACGCCATGATGTCGGGCTTGCtgagggcgggggaggagacggcggcggatAGGATATACGAGAGGATGAAGGCTGCGAATTCCGACTTGGGGGAGGTGCCGGTCaaggggggggtgatgacggAGAGGGCGATCACGCaggcgttgatgatgatggggaagttggggaggaggttccCCGAGCAGAGGGAGAGATTTCAGAGCATGGCGTTGACGACGCCGGACCTGCAGACTTATAGGATCTTGGTGAACTACTATGGGAAGCAgggggatttggggagggtggcgaggTATGTGGATGAGATGAAGTATTTTCAGATTCCGCTGCACGGGGCGATTTTTTTGGGGCTGTTCAAGGGCTTTGCGAGGCACGGGAGGTTGCACAGGAGTGCGTGGTCGGAGAGGCATTTGGAGGAGATTTTCAAGGCGCTGCTGAGGGctgtgggggagagggggggggaggaggtgacggGGGTGCATTTGCAGacttggttggtggtttgggttttgagggCGTTTGATGCTTGCtcggggaagaagagggtgatggaggtttATGATGAGTTGAGGGGacggtggggggaggaggtggatgaggggtttgtgggggaggtgctgggggggatggtgaggagggagtttGATTTGCATGcgcagaggaggggggcgaggtATGGGATATGA
- a CDS encoding hypothetical protein (EggNog:ENOG503P1ZG; COG:S), translated as MPPRRLFGPQYLSCFYCGHTTKLRNDGSTTHFRCLSCDADNYRDRNGEPVDPPVARTNTSTPAPRYAVPRPGSPPASPANSVFCKTCLNNQRLLSASLAQYLPDSDESDDSDNGERESRFDEFRITQERIYPQMCAECEPKVRQRLDQAAYTAKTDTLRRMMDRNSNIRRKIYIQSRMPIKILNGIGRLLWVSGFVLQLVWHSLLSTTNTNQIPYSSWLPLSDTLLKWSIGATVLGMWWNPRLLDMIAGNSRQVTGLFRWYLIQFIAVFSRIYLRVAPGSANAALRKLPFQTNLQIIGATAATILFLISWQSVGLKPLPVIKPTAKQSNQSSLRGRPVAKKTPASSGAKPRASSAKKDTIKSLGDLLDELEHIESSPPEPKRPSTAASTVYDLSPLRRARDEPRAPRMGFTHTLEAQQLTNSLTSIQELDSMNLVSPSFFQDPPQRQVNYSAEMEWEPAPPQQQVSSHRAFSTQGQRKAQPFGAAPVEPKKGPFWYKVPPAPVTPAQRAFNPPNQPRLRPSPVQGQEIQFRGTGTPQKQLTNSRHYEPAPEFAPATFFAQPGPDDPRNELTGMFSGSFSLEHESPKEEKPQSTWLGRLRNRTPASNKK; from the exons ATGCCGCCGCGACGCCTATTTGGACCGCAATACCTGTCGTGCTTTTACTGTggccacaccaccaaactgCGCAACGATGGCAGTACAACACACTTCCGGTGTCTCTCTTGCGATGCCGACAACTATCGCGATAGG AATGGCGAGCCGGTCGACCCTCCAGTGGCACGAACTAATACTTCGACGCCCGCACCTCGATACGCTGTCCCACGCCCTGGGTCCCCTCCAGCAAGCCCGGCCAACTCAGTCTTTTGCAAGACGTGCTTAAACAACCAACGTCTTTTGAGTGCCAGTCTTGCCCAATATCTTCCCGATTCCGACGAGTCCGATGATTCAGACAACGGGGAGCGAGAGAGCCGGTTTGATGAGTTTCGCATTACCCAAGAGCGCATCTATCCCCAGATGTGTGCCGAGTGTGAGCCCAAAGTCCGGCAGCGTCTAGACCAGGCGGCCTACACAGCCAAGACCGATACCCTTCGGCGCATGATGGACCGCAATTCCAACATTCGGCGCAAGATTTACATCCAGTCGAGGATGCCTATAAAGATACTGAACGGCATTGGGAGATTGCTGTGGGTGTCGGGCTTTGTGTTACAACTTGTGTGGCATAGTTTGCTCTCtaccacaaacaccaaccagaTCCCATATTCCTCTTGGCTGCCATTGTCAGACACATTGCTGAAATGGAGCATTGGAGCCACagttttggggatgtggtggaatCCACGGTTGTTGGATATGATAGCTGGAAACAGCAGGCAGGTTACCGGGCTATTTCGCTGGTACTTGATTCAGTTTATTGCCGTCTTCTCGCGTATATATCTACGTGTTGCTCCAGGGTCTGCAAATGCTGCTTTGCGGAAGTTGCCCTTCCAAACCAATTTGCAAATCATCGGCGCGACTGCTGCCACCATA CTATTTTTGATTTCATGGCAATCGGTCGGCCTCAAGCCTTTGCCTGTAATCAAACCAACCGCGAAACAATCAAACCAGTCCTCATTACGGGGGAGACCAGTCGCGAAGAAGACGCCTGCCTCTTCCGGAGCCAAACCCAGAGCCTCCAGTGCAAAGAAGGACACCATAAAGTCTCTGGGAGATCTGTTGGATGAGCTGGAGCATATTGAGAGCTCCCCTCCAGAACCAAAACGACCAAGCACAGCAGCATCTACTGTCTATGATTTGTCACCCCTCAGACGCGCGAGGGATGAGCCGCGTGCACCACGAATGGGCTTTACACATACCCTGGAAGCCCAGCAGCTTACCAACTCTCTTACCAGCATTCAGGAGCTTGACTCGATGAATCTTGTCTCACCGTCCTTTTTTCAGGACCCCCCTCAAAGACAGGTCAATTATTCTGCAGAAATGGAGTGGGAGCCAGCGCCACCGCAACAGCAGGTCTCCTCGCATCGCGCTTTCAGCACTCAGGGCCAACGCAAGGCTCAGCCGTTTGGGGCTGCCCCAGTAGAACCCAAGAAGGGTCCGTTCTGGTACAAAGTCCCGCCGGCTCCAGTAACGCCTGCGCAGAGAGCATTTAACCCTCCGAACCAACCAAGACTGAGACCAAGCCCGGTGCAAGGTCAAGAAATCCAGTTCCGGGGCACTGGGACGCCCCAGAAGCAGTTGACTAACAGTCGGCACTATGAGCCCGCGCCAGAATTTGCTCCAGCAACCTTCTTTGCGCAGCCAGGTCCGGATGACCCGAGAAACGAACTGACCGGCATGTTTTCGGGCAGTTTCAGTCTCGAGCACGAGAGTccgaaggaagaaaagccACAGTCGACATGGCTTGGAAGATTGCGGAACAGAACACCGGCATCAAACAAGAAATAG
- a CDS encoding hypothetical protein (EggNog:ENOG503PTF0), with product MENPNDNNENSHSHYRTTGTRRIPSWLNAIPSEAGGGSDATSRTGPSVASHRHHHHPQGPPPPYSFGQAEKSSFPAATQDQSMSPPKMKIRGHFNPPNQQLYSETSLASSGPQQQQQQQHQFQTPTASTQPTPPSSQQLLSLSRPEPPSPSKPSPVMDPLRQEVTTNFTSHCPVCNSSSSLSSTGQCNRCQMIKSYVNQPYHSYRFLSSFLLPISEVFNYEEMLAYLNETIIERVMKGGKAEKVYPVMDDFGVVVEKARRRKEFFGRGRNGRVIGQWGMVRDVTPVKREEGGGGGGGGGGQRSKGGGGRGVGVRRGRIVRCV from the exons ATGGAAAACCcaaacgacaacaacgaaaACTCGCACTCCCACTACCGCACAACCGGCACACGCCGAATCCCCTCATGGCTCAACGCCATACCCTCCGAAGCAGGCGGGGGAAGCGACGCGACAAGCAGAACAGGCCCTTCCGTCGCATcccatcgccaccaccaccaccctcaaggcccgccgccgccatatTCATTCGGACAGGCAGAGAAGTCATCATTTCCAGCAGCAACTCAAGACCAATCCATGTCCCCGCCCAAAATGAAGATAAGAGGACATTTCAACCCTCCGAATCAGCAGCTTTACTCTGAGACATCACTTGCCTCTTCCggcccccagcagcagcagcagcagcagcatcagtTTCAAACCCCAACAGcttccacccaacccacaccgccatcatcacaacagttactctcactctcacgaCCCGAGCCACCGTCCCCAAGTAAACCCTCCCCTGTTATGGACCCCCTCCGTCAAGAGGTCACAACCAATTTCACGTCTCACTGCCCGGTGTGCAAttcttcgtcgtctttgTCGTCCACCGGCCAATGTAACCGCTGCCAAATGATAAAATCATACGTCAACCAACCATATCACTCCTACCGCTTTCTGAGCTCGTTTCTGTTGCCCATCTCGGAAGTTTTCAACTACGAGGAGATGCTGGCTTATTTAAATGAGACGATTATTGAGCGGGTtatgaagggagggaaggcggagaaggtTTATCCCGTGATGGACGActttggggttgtggtggaaaaggcaaggaggaggaaggagttttttg ggagggggaggaatgggagggttATTGGGCAGTGGGGGATGGTTAGGGATGTGACACCCgtgaagagggaagaggggg gaggaggaggaggaggaggaggagggcagaggtctaaaggggggggaggaagaggggtgggagtgagGAGGGGTAGAATTGTGAGGTGTGTTTGA
- the ALG14 gene encoding UDP-N-acetylglucosamine transferase subunit (EggNog:ENOG503P6BR; BUSCO:EOG092643QM; COG:S) — MDPHLSDRGESQAATHKPLDSLADQPGFLQNNQQREGGSPAEQNLEPPASDFFSSSPQSVPPSDLVPSSSQTVPTSDLSSSSSQTILTSDLSSSSTLPSKPLSPRERPSPQVSAAQEKASLVSPARPQETASPSPSPPKSAPPAEERDEIKMLESIDEMGGEGGLLGAPLEAEFSLFKIKPQIYRHQTLVSSRRRARGGLFPALARGAVPVASSRGDGILGRVPAYFLFVLGSGGHTTEMFETIKNSFLPSPAQHRRYVITSGDGDSLRRLLRLESLLDWAVLGSSAGVDKARVGTRDMFTIPRARRVHQPFWTAPFTSLVTGVGAVKALSTVPRSRKGEGYKWPNVIVTNGPGTGFVVALVAYILKLLAVVPQDACKVVYVETWARINSLSLTGKMFYWSGIAEVFGVQHRQLCDKYEGVVYVGEVGAAKGARMG; from the exons ATGGACCCGCATCTTTCTGACCGGGGCGAGAGCCAGGCAGCGACTCATAAACCCCTCGACAGCCTCGCAGACCAGCCAGGCTTTCTCCAGAACAACCAGCAACGAGAAGGCGGAAGCCCAGCAGAGCAAAACTTGGAGCCACCGGCTTCAGATTTCTTttcgtcatcaccacaatcAGTGCCGCCTTCAGATCTTGTTCCTTCCTCGTCACAAACAGTCCCAACTTCAGATCTCagttcttcctcttcacagACAATCCTGACTTCAGACCTCAGTTCTTCATCAACGCTGCCATCGAAACCTTTGTCGCCACGAGAACGGCCCTCACCACAAGTTTCGGCAGCTCAAGAAAAAGCCTCACTGGTGTCACCTGCCAGACCGCAAGAAACAGCTTCGCCgtcgccatctccaccaaaGTCAGCACCTCCAGCGGAAGAACGAGACGAGATCAAAATGCTCGAGTCGATCGATGAgatggggggtgagggtggtttGCTCGGTG CTCCTTTGGAGGCGGAGTTCTCACTATTCAAGATCAAACCCCAAATC TACCGCCACCAAACCCTCGTCTCCTCCCGCCGCCGTGCGCGCGGTGGTCTGTTTCCCGCGCTGGCCCGCGGTGCTGTCCCGGTCGCCTCCTCGCGCGGTGACGGCATCCTCGGGCGTGTGCCCGCCTacttcctcttcgtcttgGGGTCGGGCGGGCACACGACCGAGATGTTTGAAACCATCAAGAACTCGTTCTTGCCGTCGCCGGCGCAGCACCGGCGCTATGTGATTACGAGCGGAGATGGGGATTCCTTGCGgcggttgttgaggttggagtcGTTGTTGGACTGGGCTGTTCTCGGTTCTTCGGCCGGTGTTGACAAGGCTCGGGTTGGCACCCGGGATATGTTTACAAttccgagggcgaggagggttcACCAGCCTTTTTGGACGGCGCCGTTTACGAGTTTGGTTACGGGGGTGGGGGCGGTGAAGGCGTTGAGCACGGTTCCTAggtcgaggaagggggaggggtataaGTGGCCGAATGTGATTGTTACCAATGGGCCTGGGACGGGGTTTGTGGTCGCTTTGGTTGCGTACATCCTCAAGCTACTCGCCGTTGTTCCCCAAGACGCCTGCAAAGTGGTTTACGTGGAGACTTGGGCGCGGATTAACAGCTTGAGCCTGACGGGCAAGATGTTTTACTGGAGCGGCATTGCGGAGGTGTTTGGGGTTCAGCATCGGCAGCTGTGCGACAAGtatgagggggtggtttaTGTCGGGGAGGTCGGGGCTGCCAAGGgggcgaggatggggtgA
- the RSM25 gene encoding mitochondrial ribosomal small subunit component (BUSCO:EOG09264X41; COG:J; EggNog:ENOG503NVAN), protein MARGPSRLLASRVHQTATESLASTVYPKTYNPSPPWVAALANIPPSEIWTRPYPAQHALLPVRLPKSRKTPPKNLYRPTKIEHPEDRLRKQFYSDHPWELARPKLLMEIDGKDARYRDWSKGLRQPGMKLSGESVVQRQLYLMQHAKMTRAQAYDVARKEFYKLRRFEETEARIAQEEARAYGAYFGKTVNQVGMELEDKEYNNWLKWAGEEIEGQEMERQAAYANDIDLPEVEAEEAADV, encoded by the exons ATGGCCCGCGgcccctcccgcctcctcgccTCGCGCGTCCACCAGACAGCCACCGAATCCCTAGCCTCGACCGTCTACCCAAAAACCTAcaacccttcccctccctggGTCGCCGCCCtagccaacatccccccctctgAAATCTGGACACGCCCCTACCCAGCCCAGCACGCCCTCCTGCCCGTCCGCCTCCCCAAATCACGTAAGACCCCCCCGAAAAACCTCTACCGCCCAACCAAGATCGAGCACCCCGAGGACCGCCTCCGCAAGCAATTCTACTCCGACCACCCATGGGAACTCGCCCGGCCCAAGCTCCTCATGGAAATCGACGGCAAGGACGCTCGTTATCGGGATTGGAGCAAAGGACTCCGACAGCCGGGGATGAAGTTGTCTGGAGAGAG TGTCGTCCAACGCCAACTATACCTCATGCAGCACGCCAAAATGACGCGAGCGCAAGCCTACGACGTTGCCCGCAAGGAGTTCTACAAGCTCCGCCGCTTCGAGGAGACAGAGGCCAGGATAGCCCAGGAAGAAGCGAGGGCCTACGGCGCCTACTTTGGCAAGACGGTCAACCAAGTCGGCATGGAGCTCGAGGACAAGGAGTACAACAACTGGCTCAAgtgggctggggaggagattgaagggcaggagatggagaggcaGGCGGCCTACGCAAATGATATTGATTTGCCCGAGgtggaggctgaggaggctgccgatGTGTag
- a CDS encoding hypothetical protein (EggNog:ENOG503PE22) encodes MDPSQPTPPPLEADLSLGPVLLSFSLATAASAFSTTFVRFFCLPRQHRAGNGRYKADDWGSLIATLVALISTSFTLVESTTSSPVRALEYDVLGRPWYLMSVTFSKIAICLVYMRVLSGKGSQWRFLLGGLVLVMAVVNFAFALTVNLQCRPLEKIWRGGEVEGSCWDVGVQRDFGFFQGAFGVFTWFFLGGFSVVIFGMGLGDGNTGWEYWGAFGVCSASGIFAIVGTARTAQTSGLGVYTPDHSYASLMATLEQNLGLVAANILTFGTLFASRGKGSRRRTPFQSTSSAGTSRSRKTGKSSSSRAGSITRTITRASSRASSHKSLHSNSTAAEVSNGHNRQGHSASVSSLGSFFRADNNNNNNNNNNNNNNNNNNNNNNNNHHHHHDKYDDDRHSSSDGEGTYFEGEEIDLESGNWWPRGIIKTVSVEVVEEVNVDYVPDRAAGEASSSSGSGGGATRGEGSRRGARNSVVIVPPQKARVKRGSVAFDDRAEESEEMADWEVMIRGGPAR; translated from the exons ATGGACCCttcccaaccaacaccaccaccgctagAGGCGGACCTCTCCCTCGGCCCCGTCCTCCTTTCCTTCTCGctggcaacagcagcatccGCCTTCTCAACAACATTTGTGCGATTCTTTTGCCTTCCACGACAACACAGAGCTGGGAATGGTAGATACAAGGCTGACGACTGGGGAAGCCTCATCGCCACG CTAGTAGCCCTCATCTCGACAAGCTTCACCCTTGTCGagtccaccacctcttcccccgTCCGGGCACTTGAATACGACGTTCTGGGCCGGCCGTGGTATCTCATGAGTGTCACCTTCAGCAAGATAGCCATCTGTCTTGTCTACATGAGGGTTCTTTCCGGGAAGGGGAGCCAATGGCGGTTTTTGTTGGGGGGATTGGTACTCGTTATGGCCGTGGTGAATTTTGCTTTCGCGTTGACGGTGAACTTGCAGTGTAGACCGCTCGAAAAGatctggagggggggggaggtggaggggagttGCTGGGACGTGGGTGTGCAGAGGGATTTTGGGTTTTTCCAGGGGGCGTTTGGGGTTTTTACTTGGTTTTTCTTGGGGGGGTTCTCGGTTGTGATTTTTGgcatgggtttgggggatgggaacaCGGGGTGGGAGTATTGGGGGGCGTTTGGGGTTTGTTCTGC GTCGGGAATCTTCGCCATTGTCGGGACAGCAAGGACGGCACAAACAAGCGGGCTGGGAGTTTACACCCCCGATCACTCCTACGCCAGCCTCATGGCGACCCTGGAGCAAAATCTGGGTCTGGTCGCGGCGAATATATTAACCTTTGGGACGCTGTTTGCCTCACGCGGGAAGGGGTCCAGGCGGAGGACTCCATTCCAgagcacctcctccgcgGGCACATCAAGGAGCAGAAAGACAGGCAAGTCCTCGTCAAGCAGAGCGGGGAGCATCACTCGAACCATCACCCGTGCCTCCTCCCGCGCCAGCTCCCACAAATCActccacagcaacagcacaGCAGCCGAAGTGTCAAACGGACACAACAGACAGGGGCACTCCGCCAGCGTGAGCAGCCTGGGGAGTTTCTTCCGGGCtgataacaacaacaacaacaacaacaacaacaacaacaacaacaacaacaacaacaacaacaacaacaacaacaaccaccaccaccaccacgacaaGTACGACGATGACAGGCATAGCAGTAGCGATGGTGAAGGGACTTActttgagggcgaggagatcGACCTCGAGTCAGGGAACTGGTGGCCGAGGgggatcatcaagactgtgAGTGTGGAggtcgtggaggaggtcaacgTTGATTACGTGCCGGATCGTGCTGCTGGGgaagcatcatcatcgtccggTAGTGGTGGGGGGGCAACGCGCGGTGAGGGCTCAAGAAGGGGAGCCAGAAACTCGGTGGTTATCGTTCCACCCCAAAAGGCGAGGGTCAAGAGGGGGAGTGTTGCTTTTGACGATCGGGCAGAGGAAAGCGAGGAGATGGCCGATTGGGAGGTTATGATCAGGGGAGGGCCGGCGAGGTAA